Proteins encoded in a region of the Nitrospira sp. genome:
- a CDS encoding tetratricopeptide repeat protein encodes MIRTLVVLVLLGVFVSGCASGEGGRRTLEQALHAPKGSVPAADAANEAGIKLFYNRQWDEARTQFEVAIKAQPMLAQAHYNLGLVFDAQRKDKEARKHFIEAANLAPGDKDIWNSPALRSHGSFYIPEKAGSIFSDPKQHH; translated from the coding sequence ATGATTAGAACGCTTGTCGTGCTGGTGCTGCTCGGTGTGTTTGTGAGCGGGTGCGCTAGCGGTGAAGGCGGGCGTCGGACCCTGGAGCAGGCGCTGCATGCGCCCAAGGGCAGCGTGCCGGCCGCGGATGCCGCCAACGAGGCCGGCATCAAGCTCTTCTATAACCGCCAGTGGGACGAAGCCCGGACACAGTTCGAAGTAGCCATCAAGGCCCAGCCGATGCTGGCGCAGGCGCATTACAATCTTGGACTAGTCTTCGACGCGCAGCGCAAGGACAAGGAGGCGCGTAAGCATTTCATCGAAGCCGCCAACCTGGCCCCTGGCGATAAGGATATCTGGAACTCGCCGGCGTTGCGCAGCCACGGCAGCTTCTATATCCCAGAAAAAGCCGGGTCGATTTTCTCTGACCCGAAACAGCATCACTGA
- a CDS encoding prolipoprotein diacylglyceryl transferase — protein MPYPAIDPVFFRLGPLAFRWYGLMYLLGLTAAYFLIRNRATVSQVALSKDQIYDLIVYAAFGVFLGGRIGYTLFYNFRFYVENPLKIFAVWEGGMSFHGGLLGVIVAIVWFCRRRGQPVFPIGDLAALSAPIGLGLGRIGNFINGELYGRATDVDWCMDFPAGGGLCRHPSQLYEAGLEGALLFGGLWLISLRRTPPGTIFWAFIAGYGLCRFVVEFFREPDYHLGYILGPFSMGQLLSGPMIFLGAFMVAWGYQQQPRKSER, from the coding sequence ATTCCCTACCCCGCTATCGATCCGGTCTTTTTCCGCCTGGGTCCACTGGCCTTCCGCTGGTACGGACTCATGTACCTACTGGGGCTGACCGCCGCCTATTTCCTCATCCGCAACCGCGCGACCGTCTCTCAGGTCGCGCTCTCCAAGGATCAGATCTACGACCTGATCGTCTACGCTGCCTTCGGTGTCTTCCTTGGTGGACGAATTGGCTACACCCTGTTTTACAATTTCAGGTTCTACGTAGAGAACCCGCTGAAGATTTTCGCCGTGTGGGAAGGCGGCATGTCATTCCACGGCGGGCTGCTGGGCGTAATCGTCGCCATCGTGTGGTTCTGCCGTCGGCGTGGGCAGCCGGTCTTTCCTATCGGTGACCTGGCCGCCCTCAGCGCACCCATCGGCCTGGGACTAGGCCGCATCGGCAACTTCATCAACGGAGAGCTCTATGGACGGGCCACGGACGTCGACTGGTGCATGGACTTTCCAGCAGGTGGTGGTCTCTGCCGTCACCCGTCACAGCTCTACGAGGCGGGTCTAGAAGGTGCGCTACTGTTCGGGGGGCTCTGGCTCATCAGTCTGCGCCGAACGCCGCCCGGCACCATCTTCTGGGCCTTCATCGCTGGCTACGGTCTGTGCCGCTTTGTGGTGGAATTCTTCCGCGAACCGGATTACCACCTGGGCTACATCCTCGGCCCCTTCAGCATGGGCCAGCTGCTGAGCGGACCAATGATTTTCTTGGGAGCGTTCATGGTGGCATGGGGCTATCAGCAGCAACCGCGAAAGTCTGAACGATGA
- a CDS encoding metallopeptidase family protein — MPGRKQARSSAIPPREFERLVKRAVASLPSAYRQYLDNIAVVVEAEPSRKVLDDMELASEDDLLGLYTGMAEGKESFFDPAGHLPAQVVIYRGPILRLCRTKKDVIQEVQDTVAHEIGHHFGLDDDEMPY; from the coding sequence ATGCCCGGTCGCAAGCAGGCCCGCTCCTCTGCGATCCCGCCCAGGGAATTCGAGCGGCTGGTCAAGCGGGCGGTTGCGTCCCTGCCTTCTGCCTATCGCCAATATCTGGACAATATCGCCGTGGTCGTTGAGGCGGAACCCTCCCGTAAGGTGCTGGACGACATGGAGCTAGCGTCTGAGGACGATCTACTTGGGCTATACACCGGTATGGCTGAAGGCAAAGAGTCGTTTTTCGATCCGGCTGGCCATCTGCCAGCCCAGGTCGTCATTTATCGGGGGCCGATTCTGCGCCTATGCCGAACGAAGAAGGACGTCATTCAGGAAGTGCAGGACACGGTCGCACATGAAATCGGCCACCATTTTGGTTTGGACGACGACGAGATGCCGTATTAG